ACAACCAAAAAAGCCCTTCGTGATCTTTGTTTCGATTGTTTCTTTTGCATAGTGGAGATGAATACATGAATTGTTTTGGATGTGCACAATTGCTAGTGAGTGTGATTAGTCTTTTGTGCTATCATTCCACTTTGTCCTTCATGACTTATGAAGTGAAACTTAGGTGATTCAAGAATGAACATTATTTTCCTAATGCAATTGTGTTGAGATGTTTTGTGTTTAGAAGTTGATTCATAGTCATATTGtgatcttgtacaagcaagggatgaTTATCATGTATGCATGtaagtcaagtttgaaccattcattTGGTGTTGCTAACCttatgtaaatattatttttgtgcttGTGAGCTagctttgtttgaggacaaactgaAATTCTAGTATGACAGAATCCGGATGTCATctatgatgtcgtgacatctgatctgttataaAAGAACTATTTGCTCCGTTAACCATCCTTCCATAAGTGTGGAATTCTGCTAGGACTCTCAAAAAATCCCCTTTGACGGCCTCCCAAGAATCTTTTATAAACCCAAAATTCACTCCATCAGGGCATGGGCTTTTTGAGCTCTCGCATTCCCATACCGCTCTACGGATTTCATCTTCTTAGAACTCTTGAACCAACCGATCTCTGTCACCTTCTTCCATTTTTTGGAAGAACATATTAGATGGAATAGGTCTTACACCTCTGCCTTTAAACAGCCCCTGGAAATGAGTGAAAATctcatttttaataatatttgctTCCTTTGTCATTCTTCCATTCACTTCTAGGGCCAGGTATCATTTTCTCTCCTTCTTCTGTTAATGCAGCCATGGAAATAACTGGAGTTCGCATCTCCTTCTCTCACCCATTTGATCCTAGCTCTTTGGCATTGGATACTACAATTAAGATACATGAGCTTGTGCAGATTCAAGTACACTTCTCTTTTACGGTCTATCTCCATTGTGGATAACGTCGATGATTCACCTTTAACTTCAAGCAAATTTAGTTCTTCCTTAGCACTCTTGATCTTACCTTCCAGGTTTTGCGTGTGTTGCTTGTGCCAATCTTTTAGTTTGCCTTTGATCAGTTTcagtttttcttttaaaacataCACCCCCCATCCATCAATTTTCATATTCAGCCATTGTTCTCTAATGAAATCGTTATACCCATCTAGATATTTCCAGCAGTTTAACATGCGAAACGGTTTTGAACCCCAACTTTGCGAAGAACCACCAAGTAGAATGGGGCAATGGTCGGATAATCCTTTATCTAATGCCCATTGCGTACTTGTAGGCCACGAACTAAACCATTCTTCTGCGATAAGGAATCTGTCCAATCTGCTCATTATTGTGCTGCCTGACCTTGACCAAGTAAAATTCCTCCCATGTAGAGGAAAATCGACCAAGTCTGAGCTTAAGATAAACTCATTGAAACCCTTCATATCCTCTCTTTTCGAATTATCATTTGCTCctgttctttcttcttcttattgaATAGCATTAAAATCTCCTGCTATACATATTCTGTCACCATTCTTTTCTTGTATTCTTTCAGACAAACATCTCCATAATTCTCGCTTTCTTCTTGTGTCGCATGGAGCATATGTGTTTACTATGATTACTCTTTTCTCTTCCTCTCCGTATTCACCTTCCAACCAGAGAATCGAATCATACATCTGAATACTAGTTGCTGAAAACGCTCTTTTGTCCCAAATCGTCAAAATACCACCTGATCTTCCTTCAGATGGTTTACTAGCGAAATCAAATTCATCAGACTCCCATAACAAGCCGCAGTTCCTTCTATCAACATCTTCCATCTTTGTCTCTTGAATACAAACCACCAATGGTTTATGCTGCTGTACAAGCTTTTGGATCTCTTTTTTCTTAGCATACCTCCTAATCCTCTAATATTGTAACTAATTAAATTTATAACTTCACACAATTACACTCCACTCCCTCTGATAACCCTAAGGTCTTATTATCCTCTTTCTCCACCTTGCACCCCTACTGCCAACTGTTGGACCAGCTCTCCTTCCTCTCCTTTATGTATCAAATCAAATTCTTTCCCCAGATCCCAAACATCCTTTGCCGCTTCTACTTAGTTGGTTTTTTAAAACTGTTGTGGTGTAAGACTTGCTTTAATGCGAGTAGTTGAATGTGTGAAGTGAGTTAATCAATTGTGAAGACATACAAATATGAAATAACTTTAGAATTTTTAGTTTAAATATGAAAAActtcattaataatattatttaagaattttaattttgtttatttaaacAAATACCTAATTATTGACAATTATGGTATAAAATAATCGCTTGAAAATTTAGGTCGagatttattttgattattttgcaATAATATTGTAGCTGAAATGCTAGAACACCTAAACTCAAGACCGTCATCTGTTACATTTTCGTTTTAGAGATTTGCTAACTCTGTTTGATACAGATTTGTTACAAAACTAGCTAATGTATTTGTGGTAGTAACTCGAAAATTTTCTTATAGTGATCTCGCATGACAATTTTGTTTTAGCAAAAATACGAATTTTCATATTTCACTAAATTATGTTACAATTTCTTTATctctaatataaattataaaaaaaaattaaaaaattatgattttttaaaatttttaactaaaaaattCTCACTTTCTCtttgttgatttataaatattaatatattatatcaaTAAAGATATACGACAAAAATTATATTATCTTTTTGAAGTTTATTCATatcaaacaaaatatattaaaaaaattgttgaatACATTGACTATGAAACGTTGAAAAAAATTTATTCTATActgttttataatttttaatgttgaattatgtattttttaaaattttttatgtaTGAcagctaatttttttttttattttgatgattttgggCTTCGGCCCTCTCTTTTATAAAAAGAATAGTTGTTCTTGTTTCTGAGGTTATACCAGagtgtaatatttaattttaaccttgaaaaacataattaaaaaagttattaaattaaaaagtgaaaatatcatttattttagatatttttgttTTACCTAagtgatataatttataaaaaaaaaaactacgatAGATTATAACGTTGCAGGCAATAAGTTGAACTATTTGCATGACTGAAATTAGAGTTGTCAAAAGGAAGTATTCAATTTTAAATGGATTGGCTTTGACACGCCTCAAGTATTTATTAAGAGCCGAAGTTCAAAAACTATTACCCAAACCCGATTTATACGGATTGGCTTTGGACTGCGCCCAATTTTATAcgaactatttatttatttatttattattttttaatcaaaaataaaaatttataatattaattcttaaaaactaaaatataaaaaatatattattttaaatataatatatttttaagcaatatattattttgacttaaatagtcttttggtccttgtaagttggggtgtttttgatttttgtccatgtattttatttttcttgtaaaTGATCCCTGAATGTTAAAGTCTTTTTGATTTTAGTCTCTAAAATTAAAATTCGCACgaaaatttgaaagaaaattcaCAAAAAACCTACCGATTTTTTTACGGATTTTAACTTTAAGGACTAAGACCAAAAGTATTTTAACATTTAGggattatttttaagaaaaataagatacaaagacgaaaataaaaaacacgtCAACTTACAAGGATCAAAAGACTATTtaaacctattattttttataaatactataatatatgttttaaaatataatatatatttaaattatataaaataatattcaacATAAGAGAaactaatactccctccgtcccaaattataagagaaaaaaacaaaatcacgtttattaagaaaagtaaaaacacaatcatttaatttatggttttcttgaaataaagtgttttgaaaaatgtaaaaaaaattctaattggttgttggttatagaaatgatgagagagaatgtaagttaaatgcaatttgcatttaattttaccttgaaagaaatgaaagatgatttcttctcttatattttgggacaagaaaaatgcatttttttctcttatattttgggacggagggagtattataatataaaaattgtgaataaaacataaaaataattaaatattaattatattaaattatatataatatttaaaataaaaagattaaataaaatatagataAAATTTAATAAAGTGAAAAAAACAAATGTGTTGATTTAAAATGAGaaaacataaatattaaaataaaattttattattatagttatGTGAATTTAGCGGATTACCTGCTATCTATACGTGTCGTCTAACCCTTAAAATATATGAGTTCTAATTTTAAACAGATTTAACGGAGTGATCCATACGATCTAATTCATTTTTCATCTAATCACAACCATTAGCAACTTAAGAAGAAAAAATGAAGTCATTTAAATTTAGAGTTTAATGAAGATGCAATgataatgtaaatttttttttatcgtcatctaataaaaatatatcattctattatattatacaaataattaaaattttaaatctgATTTGAATACATAATGGTATACACCACTAATTTACAGTCTCGATGcattttcttattttctcttcaatttaaGCTCAATATATTTAGAAATATTTGAAAAACTAAATCTGTATTATCAACTATTAAGTCTTACCTTATACTCCTAAAGATTAAACAATAATTGATGTTATAGCGGCATAAATACAGGAAACTAACTTCAGTGTATGACAgctaaaaaatacaaacaaactCACTCAATTTTGTGTGAAATATAAACTTCACATAACTGAATACCGCTTAACTATTtctaaccaaaaaaataaaataccgCTTAACTATTACTCCCTATTTTACAATTATAGTAAAAATGCATACTATAAAATACAACTATACTAGTACTCCTTTTGTCACAAATCCTGTCTATATACAATTCTCTTAATTTTAGGAAAAAAGAAACCacttttcttttcttaaattCTGCCTATAAATCTCGTGAGTCAAAAACTCATACACACATTATTTGGGTCCACCACACACGCACACCTTAATAATTCATtttttaaggagaaaattttTGAGCAAAGTTGGAATAAATCATGTCGTCTTGGAATTCAGTTCCACTCCATGTCTCCTATGAAGCTCTTGGATGGTTTGCTTTTGTTTGTTGGTCTATTAGTTTCTGGCCTCAAGTCATCTTGAATTTCCGCAGGAAAaggtaataataatataaacaaacCCAGAAAATATCATAgttcataattattattttattgtgtaatttttttattgatattttgtttattttatattttttaatagtgttGTGGGGCTGAACTTTGATTTTGTGCTGCTGAATCTGACGAAGCACTCGTCGTATCTTATATATAATGCGTCTTTGTACTTTAGCACTGCAATTCAGAATCAATATAGACACAAATATGGAGAGAAACAGGTTTGTGAATTTCTATTAACATTCAATTCATGATTTAGATTTTGATATCTTGTGAAATGagatgatatttttatttttattttttatatttttttaatatatatttgtaaATTGTGACACTGTTAATTGAACTTGATCTGGTTCATGTTTATCGAAAAATTGTATGGAGAGAGAGAAAATGCATTATTATATGAAAAAGTCaaagaaagaggaaagaaaatatagtaaaagattccattttaagACGGGGCTTTCGGAAGGAAAATAAAAGGAGTCACGGAATAAAATATCTCTctcttttttattaaataatcacTATTATAATACatatttcacttttaaatttattaagAAATTGATGTATTTAACTTAAATATAGACTAGATTCatcttttatttaaatgttttataagaaatattaaaacttgatgtatttaaattcaaatatagattagattcattttttatttaaaattttttaaaaaaatatttatttataataatgaccaaatagaataagattttttttttttaaaactatgacTCATCgagtaaaatgaattaaaaaaaactaaagattAGACTGTACTCCCTACggtcttatttataagcaaagattttTTTCAGAgttattgaataatgaatgtatttggtctacataatagatcagatacattcattactcaatgaacctaaaaaatgaatctttgtttatAAATAAGGCCGGAGAGAATATGATATATTTATAAAACTATGCTTTTAAATGTTAGCTTTTTGACTAATTAGCATTTCAGAAGTTTGACtactttttatgtttttaatattttgcaGATGATACCAGTGGCAGCAAATGATGTTGCTTTCTCAATCCATGCTGTTCTACTAACAGCAGTTTCATTGTTCCAAATTGCAATCTATGATGTTAGTGCAACTTTTCCTTATTCTTCTTCTTGTCATGAACTTATAAATTATCCTAACTAAAAGTAAcaaattttttgattattttcatGCAGCGTGGAAGCCAAAAAGTATCTAAAATCGCTTGGGCTATAGTCACTGTTGCATGGACAGTAGCAGCTGTGTGTTTCTTTGTGGCATTGAACAACCATCACTGGCTCTGGCTTCTCTCAATCTTCACGTATGTTTATAACTAGTTTTGATGCATAATTGGTTATGGAAGTTTGATtatttcaacatttttttctgACTTTTGTTGAAATTGATCAACTTGCAGTACCATTCAAGTTACTATGACCGTCGTCAAATATATTCCCCAGGTTAGGATTAATTCGTTTACACTAATATAGAATTATAAATAAATGCTATTTTGTCTAGAATTGAATCTTAAACCAACATGTTACATTCATTTAACTCGACTAATAATTTTGTTTGTGACAATAGGCCGTGATGAACTTTAAGAGAAAAAGTACTGATGGATGGAGTATTGAGAACATTCTACTCGACTTTTCTGGAGGGGTAGCAAACTATCTACAAATGGCTATGCAATCCATTGATCAAAGTAAGTTATCTTCCTTAACTAATTTATCTTGTCTAAATTTATAGTTTCAAACACGTCTGTCTG
The Vicia villosa cultivar HV-30 ecotype Madison, WI linkage group LG6, Vvil1.0, whole genome shotgun sequence genome window above contains:
- the LOC131611426 gene encoding cystinosin homolog, whose amino-acid sequence is MSSWNSVPLHVSYEALGWFAFVCWSISFWPQVILNFRRKSVVGLNFDFVLLNLTKHSSYLIYNASLYFSTAIQNQYRHKYGEKQMIPVAANDVAFSIHAVLLTAVSLFQIAIYDRGSQKVSKIAWAIVTVAWTVAAVCFFVALNNHHWLWLLSIFTTIQVTMTVVKYIPQAVMNFKRKSTDGWSIENILLDFSGGVANYLQMAMQSIDQSSWVNFYGNIGKLLLSLVSIFFDILFIIQHYVLYPERKRKPETTPEYDNAAKSSDPTLSQNV